The segment aaaacagCCCAACAGGCAGCTGGGAATGTGCCCCGAGAAGATTTATACTCTTCTCGCACGCGTTCATCCGTCAGTGTCAGTCCACTTTCAGTCTCTTTGCCGCCGGCTCGCCGGCTCGCTGGGAGTTGGCGGGCTTGGCGACGTCCACGGCAACCGTCGTCCCCGAGAGGATGAAGCCCCCGGCGCCGCTCATCAGCAGCAGGGGGTGTGTCCTGTTGGGCAACACCTGGGGAGACGATGCAGGAGTACAGTCAGGAGACATTCATTCTACAGagggctggagggagggagggaggggggggaacaaCGACTATTTCTGCTGCTGCTAATTGAGGAATTTCTGCATCGCAGTTCAACCAACAATAAGAAGATATGAACTactttcctcctccagctctccagATTTAGTAGGAAAATAATTGGGGAATTAGCAGAAAATGTTTTTGCAACAGTTCtgatgatttattttaattgttcaaAGAGGCAAAGCATTTTTTAATTAtagatgtaataataataaattatattaaataatcattaaaaaaattatttaaatttaaattatgaatttaatttaagaattgtatttattctttaataaattatattaaagaatatttaatatatatatatatataaaataattaattatattaaagaataatgaattcctatatataatattatactatatataacaaaataccTCAAACCAGAGACTGAGTGTAAATGTGTACCTGGTAACGTCGGAGCCAGGTGTCTGTGAGACGGAGGTTCACCGTACCGCCGTGCTCCTTGAGCTTCGTGAAGCACTCGATCAGAGGCTGCAGGGAAGGGAGGCggagaaggacacacacacacacacacgcacgcacgcacgcacacacttttTTAGCAACATAAGCACAACAGAGTGAATAATGGCAGCGACGTGATCGTAATCCGTGATGCACCGATTGCAATTTTCTCGGTTGATTTGAACtccatttttcattttaagaACTACACTTGACGTTGAGGCTCTGGATTCAACTAAGTGTTGTTGTAAACCATTAAAACATTATACTTGTTATTCTCATCTGCTAATTTGCATAAAACCTACGATACAAATGATTaggaaataaatgattgacatttgtattaaaccttgagggggggggggggggtgggatgTTGTTCaaagtatatattattacattatgcaAGTCAATGCAACCTCCGTTAGGGCTAGCAGGACGGTGCTAAGGAGAAGACACCATGCCGTCACCACGGTTACTCTAATTACAACAGAATAAGTGTCTGATTTATGACCAcaaggctatgcttcatgtgtgaaagctgcattctctctcctgaccaccagggggcgactcctctggttgtatagaagtctatgctttgtgtgataaagctgcattctctctcctgaccaccagggggcgactcctgtaTATAACTgccttctctcttgatgtattcccccagtaaacatggtaaacatgagttcacgcctcagtctctagtttcaagtcgtcTTCTAtacaacatgatgtcatcatttagtactttacGGTCCCCTTTTGTTCCAAGTGCATTGTAAACGCGTCGCTCACCTCTTTGTATTGGGAGTAGACGACAAAGGGCCTGGACGGGGAGAGGAACTTGATGAGGCCCAGGAGGACGGGGCACGGGTGGAACCGGCTGGCGATGACCAACCTGCACGCCAAAAACGGACGATGGAGCAAATGTGCACGTGAAATACGCCGCAAACCACACGATGGAAATGTGCTGGTCGGCACTCTGGTGGGACGGCGATGACTGGGAGACTTTTATGGTGACATGAATCTCATCCTTTATGCAGCCGAGTGGATTTCATACTGATGTGGAGAAAGTCAAGCGACTACCCGGATCAATACTTGTCACCCTGGCAACGCTTCCCCCATCAATCATAACAGAGAAACGGCGATAAACCGAGAGCTTCATTTTACATGACGGGGAAACTGCAGAAGCCATCGCCGTGCTGCGAGGACACGGCGTCCATGAACACGCTCAACGACACGTTTTTACGGTCGTCCTCACAGATCCGTTGTAATTGCCGTGTTTACTGCGCGgcgcggaggaagaggaggggaagagataAAAGTAGAAACACCCACCCGTCTGCATTCCTGCCCTCCAGCAGGGCGGCGGCAGAGGCCAGCTTCTTCcgcttctcctcctgcttcgCCTTtctttcctgagccttgaaataaaatataaaaacatgaatttAGGATATTGACGCTCTCTTTCAGATCCAATTATCCCTTTCTTATAGCACCAAGAGAATGTTTTAGGACTGAAATAATTTGGGCAATTGGCCAAAAATCTGTCCGCAAGagttctgataatttatttaattttttcaaaAAGGCAAAGCAAGAATGTTTATACTTGCATTtaattttttggggattttaaatgatacatttaataataataaataataataaattgtaatttatttttaattaaaatgaagttttatttaatttaaattaagaatatattaaaataaataatttaatttaaattaagaataacattttaattaagaatttaattacattttaataatgaatttaatttaagaacttaattttaattaagaatttaattttaattaagaATTTACTATATGACCTTAAACCAATTATATCAAAGAATTATGAATTACTCAAACTTTTTTAAGCAATTGTGAGCAGCATGACAAATGATGCTGTTAATTCTCGCCCTTAAAAGGTGTAACACACCCGCATTGACCAATACTGACATTTCATCACCTTGTAAAGTTTGTATGACAAACAATTAGCAAAGAATTTATAACATACTAATAAGATAGATACAATATAATTCAAACAAAGAGGCTTATTCCTGTTGCTTCCGAATATAAATGATGACagtaaaactaaaactaaagtTGAGTGGGGTTAGTATTGTGGGCGTACTTTGGCTTCGAtgcgtttctctctctcctccatctccgggTCCTTGATTTTCTCGGCGCCACTGTTGGACTCCATTTTCAATTCCTCCGGAAAGCTCGTCGGTTCTGTCGGTTCCGTTGGTCCCGTCTCCATTTTCGGTTCCTCCGGACGGCTCGCCGGTTCCGTCTCCATTTTCGGTTCCTCCGGACCGCTCGCCGGTTCCGCCTCCGGCGGGTTTCGCTCTTCCTCGGCAGCCACGGCGGACGGCTTAGAATCTGTCGTGGTGAGGGAGAACATCTGCATCAGAGGAATGTCACAATATCTTAAAGTCTATGTGTAGTTACTAAAAAAGAttgcagggttcacacacatgtggaccaatgggtgtccaggacgtttccataactttaaaccaaatttccatgaccaaacattttttgaaatctcggtgtgagaaaatgtaatatttaaactaacaataagAATTCCAAAGCCTACAgtataaaaccttaaatgacacaaatgaatgagagacaatagtttagattaaaagaataaacatttatgtcttttcaggctatggtgcgttcacttgcagcgcggaaaatgtgCGACTATGAAAGAGCGTTTTCCGACTTATACTTTGAGCGtcactcttttaaaagcatattaaatatttaatactCAGCGTTAAtgcaacatatgaatataaaatatttccatgacttttgaaaaactttggggattttagtttttttccaggTATTTTCCCATCCTGGAAATAACCAGTTTAAAATTCCCTgactttttccaggttttctatgaccgtacgaacccttaTAATTAGCATTCCCAGGCAATCAGCTCTATTTTGCTCCTGCGTTGCATCTGAAAACaaagctacacacacatcttcagagAGACATAACAGGCTCTACCATCAGCGGGCTCCTTGGTGTCCAGAGTGCCCGCCAGCAGAGCGTTGACATGGCAGATGGGAAACTCATGCAGCGTGTCGTGAAAATGTGCCGGGAAGCCAAAGCTCTCCACACCCGCCCGCACGGGCCCACCTCCTGGGAACATTTGGATCACCGAGCCGTAGCCTGAATGAGGGGGAACCACAGGCTGAATATGCAAAAAAGTGAAAAGGCGAAAGTGCTTTTTGCATTGTTTATACGGAGAAAGTTCCCGGGGCGGACGTACCGCCCATCCTCTCCATGACGGCGCCCAGCACGAGGCCGGCGCAGGTCTCGAACACCAACACTTTGCTGCCCGCGTGGATGTTCGCCAGAGTCAACATCTGGGCCAGCATGTCGTACCGCATGTGGCTGCGTCAAAGGGAAAAACACAGGCGACATAtcttgttgttgtcgtcgtgtattttattcagtcaatcattggaatacattattattctatataatatataaaacagaaagactgaaaaggtagaagcaaaaaatgcgtatatgtttatatcctaaattattataatcaaatatcagaaaattaatataaaataaagaaaaataaaaaataaaaattatacatatatatatatatatatatggaagatgtatgttgatatatatattattttgtatttaaaataataataataataaataaatgtttctctcTTAAGATTTTATTTTTCGGCACATGCAGCAACATCATGTGTGAAAGTtctctttttaatatatatatatatatataaagagagacatgaattattataatcaaatgaatcagaaaattaatataaaataaagaaaaataataaagaatatatatatatatatatatatggaagatgtatgttgatatatatatttttatttttatttatctgcTGACTCACCAGATCTTCCCCGGTTCCCGGCCGTGGTACATCATGGCCAGGATGCGGCAGGATGGTCTTAGAACCGTCACAGTATTTTCATACctggaaaacaaaaaagcacaGCAACCAATGACATGGATCACAGCCCGCCGCAGGACGCTGAGTGAAGCTCATCGGGGGTGCATCGTCACCGCAAGTGactcacttcttctttttcttcttgatgTACTTATCCTGAGCGTATTTAGTCTTATCTCTGAATGTAGAGCTGTTGTCCACAAGCTGCTGGATGATTTCCTatagagagaaaacacacacatatctttATCCTCTCTTTTTATTACACCGACATGAGACCCGATTATTTAAAGAAATTATATACGTACATCTTTAACAATGCAACACACATATTTAATAGCTGGATATTGCAGTGATGAGCAAACACGACTCAAACGGGACATAATGGTGCATTTGTTGGGACATTTCGTTTTAATGCCACGTGGATTGACTTCTGACTTCTGTCTTTCAAATTAATGGAAAATTTCTAATGGAATTATGTTAGTAAATCAACAATTTAAAAGATTTAACTGAGCCATAACTGAGGCACCAGAGAGTGATACGAGGTATTATtcttgtttgtatgttttcattAACCCCAGGTAACTGCAGTGATCGTACCTGTGTGCTCGTATCGTATTGTATATATCGTTGTTGTATTTGCTGCTTCATGGACTCACGAGTCTGGAataaaagtaatatatatttcCACCTGCCAGTTCCAAGTGTGTCATCGCCCCTCTCGTACCTGATCCTTCAGACCTTGCCCTTTCAGGATCTCGATGTCATCCCTGGTCAGCTTCTGTGATTTCCCATCGTCTAAAATGTTCCTGTTGTCTGTGCCCGCCTCCTTCGTATctgggaagaagagaagaggatgaagagtggAAATGAAAACATGCAATAGTGCTTTACGAGGTCCTGCATGCAGACATTAATgtaactagtgtgtgtgtgtgtgtgtgcgggcagGTAACACACCGGTGGAGCTCTCGGTGTCTTTGGGCTTCCTCGGCTGCAGGGTCCCCCCGGGCGCGACGTCAAAGGTGCTGCCGTACAGCTGGCCCACCGCGGAGTCCGGGAGGAACCACTGCTTCTCAAACATCACCTTcctgggaggagagaggtgacgtaacacggacacgcacacatTGAATGGCTTCCTCCCGGTGTGTATTAAAGTTACGGAGGCACGCACGTGAGGCttattgtttagtttttgttgACTCACTTCTTCGGTTGAATTTGCACAGCTTTGAAGATATCTCCCCGTTTCAACACCACGTAGTCCCCGGCTTTAATTCGGTCCAGAGAATCCTCGTCCACGGTGTCCGCCATGACACTTTACGACCGAATAAACCGTCTGGGAGATTAGGCGTCACCTTCCGGTACTTTGGGTTTAACAGAAAACACCACACGAACACGAAGTGAAGGCAAAATACGGTAAAATCTATTTCCACGTGTTAGCTTTGGTTTCCCTAGCTCCTCCAGGACGAGTAATCGATCGCGGATTGATGACATCGCAACGCTTTCGATTTGGtcctctgtgattggctggatGTGCCTCAGCCAATAGGAGCGAAGTGCGATGGCTGGGCGGAAATGTAGATGTCAGAATCATCGATGAGCAGGAACTTCACCGTCTGGCTACGAGAGGGAGGGGGCGTTAAAAACGAGAAACTTGTGGGCTTTTCCAAGTCGGGGAGAAGTAGAGATGATCAAAACATCGCGAGAGCGAATGATAGGACGAGATTAAGATACAAACTGTCGATTTATATGGCGAATTCATTTTAGAGGAGTACTTTAACAGGACCACAAAAGTGCTCTTTATTCAGATGTACAAGGGCTTATTCTCCcctatcaattcaattcaattcaattcagtttatttgtatagcccaatttcacaaattacaaatttgtctcggagtgctttacaatctgtacacatagacatccctgccccaaaacctcacatcggaccaggaaaaactcccaaataacccttcagggggaaaaatagggaagaaacctggaggagagcaacagaggaggatccctctcctaggatggacagatgcaatagatgtaatgtgtacagaaggacagatttagagttaaaatacattcaatgaatatgacagagtgtatgaatagttcatagtaggcatattccacgatggagacctccacgatccatcaggcagatggcggtggggaggaggagggcggagtctcaacaggacagtggcgtagtcatgagcaggaattccacgacccagacgatccatcaggcagatagatctatgccgtctcatagggtccgatgaccccatgagacgtaaagtcaaaaggacttccgggagaaagcagagttagtaacgtgtgattgagagatgaaaattcatccttaaggagagaaaaagaggagataggtactcagtgcatcctaaaacgtccccggcagctataagcctatagcagcatatcaaggggctggaccagggcaaacctgattcagccctaactataagctctgtcaaagaggaaggtcttaagtctactcttaacgaggtggctgtgtctgcctcccggactgaaattggaagctggttccataaaagaggagcttgataactaaaggctctggctcccattctactttttaagactctaggaactacaagtagtccgcatttagtgagcgtagctctctagtggggcaatatggtacgacaagctccttaagatatgatggagcatcaccaatcaaggctttgtaggttaagagaagaattttaaaagtgattcttgattttactgggagccagtgcagagcagctagtgcaggagtgatgtgatctcttttcttagttttagtgagaacacgagctgcagcattctggatcaactggagagacctaagagatttattagagcagcctgctaataaggagttgcagtaatccagtctcaagtaacgaacgtgaaccaatttttctgcatcttttgagacaagatgtgcctgatttttgaaatattacgtagatgaaagaatgcagtccttgagatttgctttacgtgggagttaaaggacaagtcccgatcaaagataacgccaagattctttacagtggtgttggatgccagggcaatgccgtctacagaatccacatcaccagataattgatctctgaggtgctcagggccgattaaaattacttcggttttgtctgagtttaacatcaagaagttgcaggtcatccatgtttttatgtctttaagacatgcttgaattttacagagttggttgctctcctctggttttatcgataaatatagttgagtgtcatctgcataacaatgaaagtttatggagtgtttcctgataatattgcccaaaggaagcatgtataaggtaaataaaattggtccaagcacagaaccttgtggaactccgtgattaacgttggtggttatcgaggcgtcatcgtttacaaatacaaactgagatcgatctgataaataggatttaaaccaaattagtgccgtgcctgaaatgccaatcgactgctccagtctctgtaacaggatgtcatggtcaatggtgtcgaatgcagcactaaggtctaacaagaccaggacagagaggagtcctttatctgctgccattaagaggtcatttgtaattttcaccagtgccgtctcggtgctgtggtgttttctaaatcctgattgaaatttctcaaataaactattatgatgtagaaagtcgcacaactgatttgcgaccactttctcaaggatcttggagaggaaggggaggttagagatcggtctgtagttagccaatacctctggatccagagtgggcttcttcaggagaggtttaataacagccaccttgaaggagtgtggtacgtggcctgttagcagagacacattgataatatctaatagagagccgccaattaaaggcaaaacgtctttaagcagcctcgtcgggatggggtccaagagacaggtagatgtgttagaagtagaaaccgttgaagataattggtcacggttgataggagaaaatccctccaaatatacaccagggcatacagcggtttccaaggccattccacttgaggacagattggcactggttatgggcaagagattattaatcttgtccctaatagttaaaatcttttcattaaagaagttcataaagtcattaccactaaggtttataggaatgctcggctccacagagctgtgactctctgtcagcctggctacagtgctgaagagaaacctggggttgtgtttatttttttctattattaatgagtaataggctgctctggcattacggagggccttcttatatgttttaagactatctcgccaaactaagcgggattcttcgagattagttgaacgccatatgcgttcaagctttcgtgacgtttgcttcagtttgcgggtctgagggttataccagggagcaaacctcctcttcctcactgtcttcttcttcagaggggctatcgagtccagtgtcattctcagagagcctatggcactgtcaacaagatgatcaatctgggacggactaaagttagaccaggagtcctctgttatattgagacgtggtatcgaatcaaatacagaaggaatcgctttaaatttagctacagcactatcagttagacatctagtgtagaaacttttgactaacggagtacactccggtagtataaattcaaaagttatgaggttgtggtctgacagaagaggattctgtggaagacgttcaaatgctcaatgtcaacgccataagtaagaacaagatcaagcgtgtggccaaagctgtgagtgggttgctgtactctctgacagaagccaatcgagtccaacaaggagatgaatgcagcactaaggcaatcattatcaacatccacatggatattaaaatctccaacaataataactttatcggttttaagaaccaaacttgatataaattctgagaattcagatataaactctgaatatggacctggtggccggtacagaatcacaaatcgaattggctgtagtgttttccaggttggatgtgaaagactaagaacaaggctttcaaatgaggtgtagtgtaattttggttgaggattaattaataggctcgattcaaagatggctgctactccacctcctcgaccggtgcctcgaggaatgtgagtattaatatgacaatATGTGGAATATGTAATAGTGTCTTACACTtcaattaattgtatttatttatatttccacaaATCATAATTATCTGACTAACTGGATAATAGATGATGCGGAATAATTCAGTTATGTCACGTttataacatttaattttttagATTGTATGACACACTTGAATTAAAACTGTATTTCATGTGTAAGTTATATTAAAGCAAATTGATAACCCATACCTATCCCCACTGATGCAGCTGAACTGTATTTCTACACTATAGGGATGAAAACATGGCAGATGTGAGACCAACGTCACCACTCGGATGGGTGCGTTTAATTTCCCACCATGGGGCGCACACAATCTGGTGTTTTATGACTGTTAATAAACACTGtgccagctccacctgccctccACTAATGTACAGCAGGGGAGCAGCGAGGCGGtcgagagagaaaaacacagctATGCCGATACACCGATGAGTCAGATTAAAGTTATAATAAACTTGGTCGTATTTAGACAAACACACTAAGTATGTTCTGAAGCGTGGAGTGTTTCTCAAAGCTGGTTTATACGTCATATCGTTATTGCAGTCCTGAATGGCGAGAATTAACTGCACGATTTGTCACACTGCTCACAATGGCCTTAAAAAGTTTTAgaaattacatttctttaatataatttattaaagaataaattaaattctaaaATTAAATTCTTAGTTTAAATTAAATTCttgatttaaattaaattcttgatttaaattaaattaaaaaaataattatcatttaatataatttattataattGCTCTTTAAGCAGATAATATCATATTTGTGAATTTGTATTCCTTCATGATAACCCCAAATAAAATGAACAAAATGTAGAAGAAGTtgtgaaatacaaaaaaaacacacgccctttaatgatttttttacaaaattattTCCTGTCTTAAACAAGGGCATATCTTAACctctaaaaagaagaaggaaaaaaagttaaacaagttgtgaaatacaaaataaaaaaaacgttaatgattttttacaaaataagggcatctctttaaaaaaaacgggTAATTCCTACAAATATCAATGCATCCAAGTTTTTTGAGAGAATCTTGACATATTTACATCATCGCCATTATTTTTTTTAGTGCAGGGTAAGTCGGCTATAACTGTTCACAGCAGGATTTATAATGACTCAATGACATCGTCGTCTTTCCTCATTCTTGGCCTCCGGTTAGTTTGTGGAACAGTTCTTCGTCTAGCGTCTCGTTCTGGTCTTTGGATCTCGTGGACAGGAAGATGTAACCGCCGATGAACTCGTGGACCACCTTGCAGTCGCAGCTCAAGCAGCAGAAGGCCATCGACACGTTCTGGTCGAACTCGATGGTCACCTGGAATCACGGAGGAAGAAGAGTTCACGCCCTCCGACCAGACATCGTCGTAACCACATACaatgggtacggaaagtattcagaccccgttaaaatgttcactttttgtttcattgcagccattcgGGCAGTTCCTTTGACCTCACGATTCTCATTGGCTCATGCACTGTGAGGTCTTATttcgacaggtgtgtgcctcTCCTCATCAAGTCCAATCAGGTTATTTAAACACAGCTGCATAGTAGacccaggggcgtttgtaggattcaaagtatggggggggctaagccccaaggggagaGTTATGAcagttttggggggggggggcggatatccattgttagagacagaatttcagggtcatagtgatattttatgctcatttggacactatcagTGAGATAATGATTAACTAATTAAGTGTCagatataccattcaatggaaaaacatattataataatatatatttttgcaaagaatagagagatgtcggtagatatttgttgtatttcgaatctcgctcaatggagacaTGTAAACAAACGTTAACAACTACcgacattctgtaactacctggacttacaggTCACgccgtgcatcatttactttgagctaaactcaTCGGCTGTAGGCTACTAACTTTTAAAGCCAGTAATGCCAAATTATTTGGGGGGACTGAAGAACATTTGAGTGGGactgaagcccccctaaaataggcctaacaaTGCTCCAGAGTAGAGCCATCTCcaggaggatcagaagaaatggacagcgtgcgagttaaatatgagcgtcgcagcaaagggtctgaatacttatgaccgtgtgatatttcagtttttctttttttataa is part of the Pseudoliparis swirei isolate HS2019 ecotype Mariana Trench chromosome 12, NWPU_hadal_v1, whole genome shotgun sequence genome and harbors:
- the trmt6 gene encoding tRNA (adenine(58)-N(1))-methyltransferase non-catalytic subunit TRM6 isoform X2; this encodes MADTVDEDSLDRIKAGDYVVLKRGDIFKAVQIQPKKKVMFEKQWFLPDSAVGQLYGSTFDVAPGGTLQPRKPKDTESSTDTKEAGTDNRNILDDGKSQKLTRDDIEILKGQGLKDQEIIQQLVDNSSTFRDKTKYAQDKYIKKKKKKYENTVTVLRPSCRILAMMYHGREPGKICHMRYDMLAQMLTLANIHAGSKVLVFETCAGLVLGAVMERMGGYGSVIQMFPGGGPVRAGVESFGFPAHFHDTLHEFPICHVNALLAGTLDTKEPADDSKPSAVAAEEERNPPEAEPASGPEEPKMETEPTEPTSFPEELKMESNSGAEKIKDPEMEEREKRIEAKAQERKAKQEEKRKKLASAAALLEGRNADGLVIASRFHPCPVLLGLIKFLSPSRPFVVYSQYKEPLIECFTKLKEHGGTVNLRLTDTWLRRYQVLPNRTHPLLLMSGAGGFILSGTTVAVDVAKPANSQRAGEPAAKRLKVD
- the trmt6 gene encoding tRNA (adenine(58)-N(1))-methyltransferase non-catalytic subunit TRM6 isoform X1; amino-acid sequence: MADTVDEDSLDRIKAGDYVVLKRGDIFKAVQIQPKKKVMFEKQWFLPDSAVGQLYGSTFDVAPGGTLQPRKPKDTESSTDTKEAGTDNRNILDDGKSQKLTRDDIEILKGQGLKDQEIIQQLVDNSSTFRDKTKYAQDKYIKKKKKKYENTVTVLRPSCRILAMMYHGREPGKICHMRYDMLAQMLTLANIHAGSKVLVFETCAGLVLGAVMERMGGYGSVIQMFPGGGPVRAGVESFGFPAHFHDTLHEFPICHVNALLAGTLDTKEPADDSKPSAVAAEEERNPPEAEPASGPEEPKMETEPASRPEEPKMETGPTEPTEPTSFPEELKMESNSGAEKIKDPEMEEREKRIEAKAQERKAKQEEKRKKLASAAALLEGRNADGLVIASRFHPCPVLLGLIKFLSPSRPFVVYSQYKEPLIECFTKLKEHGGTVNLRLTDTWLRRYQVLPNRTHPLLLMSGAGGFILSGTTVAVDVAKPANSQRAGEPAAKRLKVD
- the trmt6 gene encoding tRNA (adenine(58)-N(1))-methyltransferase non-catalytic subunit TRM6 isoform X3 — its product is MKQQIQQRYIQYDTSTQEIIQQLVDNSSTFRDKTKYAQDKYIKKKKKKYENTVTVLRPSCRILAMMYHGREPGKICHMRYDMLAQMLTLANIHAGSKVLVFETCAGLVLGAVMERMGGYGSVIQMFPGGGPVRAGVESFGFPAHFHDTLHEFPICHVNALLAGTLDTKEPADDSKPSAVAAEEERNPPEAEPASGPEEPKMETEPASRPEEPKMETGPTEPTEPTSFPEELKMESNSGAEKIKDPEMEEREKRIEAKAQERKAKQEEKRKKLASAAALLEGRNADGLVIASRFHPCPVLLGLIKFLSPSRPFVVYSQYKEPLIECFTKLKEHGGTVNLRLTDTWLRRYQVLPNRTHPLLLMSGAGGFILSGTTVAVDVAKPANSQRAGEPAAKRLKVD